GTGCGCACCCTGCGCGACGAGCCGCTCGGGACGGGCCGCTACGAGGTCGTCTGGGACGGACGCGACGACGCCGCGCGCCCCGTGGCGAGCGGTGTGTACCACGTGCGCCTCGAGGCCGGTGGGCTCGTCGAGGCGCGGAAGGTCACGTTGTTGCGTTGAGAGCGGGGCCACCGCACGGGTGGCCGGACATCAGAAGCCTCAGCCGCCGCCGAGGTTGCCGAGTCCGCACGAGCCACTCGACGGCGTCGAGCTGCCGCGGCTGGTGAAGAAGCCGGAGACCTGCTTCTGGGCCGTCTTTCCGCAGCCGGGGCACTCGGCGGTCTTGCGCTCGGCGATCGAGCGCAGCTCCTCGAAGGCCACGCCGCAGTGGGGGCAC
Above is a genomic segment from Candidatus Krumholzibacteriia bacterium containing:
- a CDS encoding zinc ribbon domain-containing protein, whose product is MPMYDYLCPHCGVAFEELRSIAERKTAECPGCGKTAQKQVSGFFTSRGSSTPSSGSCGLGNLGGG